AAACGCTGCTCTGCTACTGTTACCTCCTCACATCGAGTCATTCCCGACCCTGATCGGGAATCCAGAAGGCGTACTACAAGCTCTGGATTCCCGCCTGCGCGGGAATGACGGCTGTTTTTGAGGAGAACGCTGAGACCTAAACGCTGAGACCTAACCGAGTCCATAACACGCTCTAGAAAACGGCCACGCCGACAGCCGTGCCCGGAAGCCCACCCACAGTGCCGATGCCGCTGAGCGAGCCGTTGGTGCGTATGCGGTAGGCCGAGACCGTCCCGTCGTTGCGGTTGTGGACGTAGAGGTAGCGCAGCGCGACGCCCATGTCGTGCGGGGCCGCGCCGGTCGCGGCGGTGATGCCGTCCTCGTCGAGCCGCGTCAGCGAGCCGTCGAGCCCGATGCGGAAGCCGGTGACGGTGTTGCTCGCGGTGTTGGTCACGTAGGCGTAGCGGCCGATCACCCGGGTCCAGCAGGCGGCGGTCTCGTTCGTTGGCACGACGCCGTCGAGCACGGCGAGACCGTTGCCGGCGCGCTCGTACGACGAGAGCGAGCTGCCGTCCGGCACCGGGCCGTCCGGCGCGTTAGCCTCGCTGACGAACAGCCGCCCGTACTGGTCGAAGTCGAACCCGAACGGCGTGACGCCTGCCGAGGGGGTGACGCGGGCACCGCTGAGCGTTCCATTGGCCCGGACGTTGTAGGCGACGAGCACGTTGCTCGGGCGGTCGGTCACGAGGAGGGCCCGGCCGCCTGGGGCGAAGCCGAGCTGCGGCGGGGCCATGACGCCTTCGGGGAGCGTGCGGATGCCGCCGGTGACCGGCGTGAGGGTGCCGGCCGGGCTGAGCCGGAAGCCGCTGACGTTGCCCGGCTCGCCCTCGCGCCCTCCGTTGAGCACGTAGAGCAGGTCACCGCTGAGCGTGAGGCTGAGCGGGAGCGGCCCGCCCGAGGGCACAGAGCCGACCAGTTCCAGCGAGCGGGCTTCCTTCAGGATGCGGAAGACCGAGACCTCGTCGCTCCCCGCGTTGACGGCGAGCAGGAACGAGCGGCTCGGCGTGACCAGGACGGGGTTGGTCGATCCGGCGATGGCACCGCCGGAGCCGGTACCGCCGGTGGCGTAGGTGCCGGCGGGCGAGAGCTGGCCGCCCTCGTCCCGGAGGAAGGCGACGACCGCGTTGCCGTTGGCGTCGTCGGTGATCGAGAACGCAGCCCCGACGATCCGGTCAGCGAAGCGGGCAGCGTCGAGTTCGGAGGAAGCGAGAGCGTCGGCGAGCGGCGCGTCGCTGAGGAGCGTGCGCTCGAGCACGTCCGGCGCGAGCATCTCCTCGTCGTTCAGGGTCTGGGCGAGGGTGGGCGGAGCGCCATCGGCGTCGGCCGGGTCGGTCGCGGAGTCGCATCCGTTGAGCACGAGCGCGACGGCGAAGAGCACCGCCATCAGGCGGAAGGGGATGAGGGAGCGGATCATGGTGCGGTTGGGTTGGATGAGTAGAGCAGACGCGTGGGATGGCTCAACCTAGCCCGCCGCTCGGTTGCCGAGATCACAGGCCTGTTCTCTTCCATTCACGGGCATGTAACGTTTCGGTCACGGCACGCCCCGAGGCCGCGAATCTCCGGCCCCGGACAGGCGTTTGCTATCTTGCTCCACCCTCCGCAACTCGCTGCCTTGCACCCATGGAAACAACGCCCTACACGCCGACGCACCCCGTCCGCTTCGTCACCGCCGCCAGCCTCTTCGACGGGCACGACGCCTCGATCAACATCATGCGGCGCATCCTCCAGGCCTCCGGTGCCGAGGTGATCCACCTCGGGCACGACCGCTCCGTCCTCGAAGTCGTGAAGACGGCTGT
This genomic window from Bacteroidota bacterium contains:
- a CDS encoding beta-propeller fold lactonase family protein, which encodes MIRSLIPFRLMAVLFAVALVLNGCDSATDPADADGAPPTLAQTLNDEEMLAPDVLERTLLSDAPLADALASSELDAARFADRIVGAAFSITDDANGNAVVAFLRDEGGQLSPAGTYATGGTGSGGAIAGSTNPVLVTPSRSFLLAVNAGSDEVSVFRILKEARSLELVGSVPSGGPLPLSLTLSGDLLYVLNGGREGEPGNVSGFRLSPAGTLTPVTGGIRTLPEGVMAPPQLGFAPGGRALLVTDRPSNVLVAYNVRANGTLSGARVTPSAGVTPFGFDFDQYGRLFVSEANAPDGPVPDGSSLSSYERAGNGLAVLDGVVPTNETAACWTRVIGRYAYVTNTASNTVTGFRIGLDGSLTRLDEDGITAATGAAPHDMGVALRYLYVHNRNDGTVSAYRIRTNGSLSGIGTVGGLPGTAVGVAVF